The Mycobacteriales bacterium genome contains a region encoding:
- a CDS encoding zf-HC2 domain-containing protein, with product MTDRYTYDAGPYVLGALPPEDRRAFEEHLATCSQCQAEVREFAGLPGLLSRLPAGELPAVLEGAPEPPAPVSVLPSLMRAAGVQRTVRRRRAFVVGIAAALVTAAGSVVVTESVIDSPAAVVAAPPPVQTPQIFTPTSALPVKAQATLTDVPGGTKITMICQYTGPVDGKQHQYGLRLIPKGGGKAQWLGSWPVWGTETYESQVVAPMSRDKIQSLEVVSPDGTALSHLDVN from the coding sequence ATGACGGACCGATACACATACGACGCCGGCCCTTACGTCCTCGGCGCGTTGCCGCCGGAGGACCGTCGGGCGTTCGAGGAGCACCTGGCCACGTGCTCGCAGTGCCAGGCCGAGGTCCGCGAGTTCGCCGGCCTCCCGGGTCTGCTGTCCCGGCTGCCGGCCGGAGAGCTGCCCGCGGTGCTCGAGGGAGCTCCGGAGCCGCCCGCACCGGTGTCCGTGCTGCCGTCGCTGATGCGTGCGGCCGGGGTGCAGCGCACCGTCCGGCGCCGTCGTGCCTTCGTCGTGGGCATCGCGGCCGCGCTGGTGACCGCGGCCGGCAGCGTCGTGGTGACGGAGTCCGTCATCGACTCGCCCGCCGCCGTGGTGGCGGCGCCCCCGCCGGTGCAGACCCCGCAGATCTTCACCCCGACCTCCGCGTTGCCGGTGAAGGCGCAGGCGACGCTCACCGACGTGCCCGGCGGGACGAAGATCACCATGATCTGCCAGTACACCGGGCCGGTCGACGGCAAGCAGCATCAGTACGGGTTGCGGCTGATCCCCAAGGGCGGCGGCAAGGCCCAGTGGCTGGGCTCCTGGCCGGTCTGGGGCACCGAGACGTACGAATCGCAGGTCGTCGCGCCGATGTCCCGCGACAAGATCCAGTCGCTCGAGGTCGTGAGCCCGGACGGCACGGCGCTGTCCCACCTCGACGTGAACTGA